The Metabacillus litoralis genome contains a region encoding:
- a CDS encoding Gfo/Idh/MocA family protein: MKKLNVGMIGGGFMGKAHALAYAGMPMFFWPAPAVPHRHTLVDVTDEIAKEAAAKLGFDNYSSNWREVVENPEIDIIDIVTPNNSHAEIAIAAAKAGKHVICEKPLARDAAETKTMLDAVEAAGVKHMVAFNYRRTPAVALAKKYIEEGRIGNILNFRGTYLQDWSADPNSPLSWRFQKEIAGSGALGDIGTHVIDFARYLVGEITDVNAVSKTWIPERPVQSGGADKLGTVKSAGDVPKGKVDVDDEITTLVKFENGAVGSIEATRNAWGRNNFLTFEIHGDKGSIYFNYERRDELQVCFSDDPGDAKGFRTVYTGPAHPYGEGLWPIPALGIGYGETKIIEAYDFIKSIVEDTTVSPNFDDGYRIAVISDAILESAEKGQWVNLEKLPVKTN, translated from the coding sequence ATGAAAAAATTAAACGTAGGAATGATTGGCGGAGGATTTATGGGAAAGGCACATGCTCTTGCTTACGCGGGAATGCCAATGTTTTTTTGGCCGGCACCTGCTGTCCCACATCGTCACACGCTTGTTGACGTGACAGATGAAATTGCAAAAGAAGCAGCAGCAAAATTAGGTTTTGATAACTACTCATCTAACTGGAGAGAGGTAGTAGAAAATCCAGAGATTGATATTATTGACATTGTAACACCGAATAATTCGCACGCTGAAATTGCCATCGCTGCAGCAAAAGCTGGCAAACATGTTATCTGTGAAAAGCCTTTAGCTAGAGATGCTGCTGAAACAAAAACAATGCTAGATGCAGTAGAAGCAGCAGGTGTAAAGCATATGGTCGCGTTTAACTACAGAAGAACACCAGCTGTAGCACTTGCAAAGAAATATATTGAAGAAGGTAGAATCGGAAACATTTTAAACTTCCGTGGAACATATCTCCAAGACTGGTCTGCAGATCCTAACTCACCATTATCATGGCGCTTCCAAAAGGAAATTGCCGGATCAGGTGCACTAGGTGACATTGGTACACATGTTATTGATTTTGCCCGCTACTTAGTTGGAGAAATCACAGATGTCAATGCCGTATCAAAAACGTGGATCCCAGAAAGACCAGTTCAATCAGGCGGCGCAGACAAATTAGGAACAGTAAAAAGTGCAGGAGATGTTCCTAAAGGTAAAGTAGACGTAGATGATGAAATCACAACATTAGTCAAATTTGAAAATGGTGCAGTCGGAAGCATTGAAGCAACTCGTAATGCATGGGGCCGCAATAACTTCTTAACATTTGAAATTCACGGGGATAAGGGCTCAATCTATTTTAACTATGAGCGACGTGATGAACTTCAAGTATGCTTCTCAGACGATCCAGGAGATGCAAAAGGCTTCAGAACCGTTTACACTGGACCAGCCCATCCATACGGTGAGGGTTTATGGCCAATTCCTGCTTTAGGGATTGGATATGGTGAAACAAAGATTATTGAAGCGTATGACTTTATTAAATCAATTGTAGAAGACACAACAGTTTCTCCTAACTTTGACGATGGATATCGAATTGCGGTTATTAGTGATGCGATTCTTGAATCAGCTGAAAAAGGCCAGTGGGTGAATCTTGAAAAATTGCCTGTAAAAACAAATTAA
- a CDS encoding Rrf2 family transcriptional regulator — protein MSISSRFAVGIHILALIELNKEGTTSSEFLASSVNTNSAVIRKLMGMLKKAGLIEVKPGIAGAKLAKELSDISLFDVYKAVNVVQEKELFSVHDNPNPKCPVGRNIQNTIEPLFTAAQLAMEKVLRSVTLEDVVKDIATNENN, from the coding sequence ATGTCCATCAGCAGCCGATTCGCTGTCGGCATTCATATATTAGCTTTAATTGAATTAAATAAAGAAGGAACAACATCTTCTGAATTTTTAGCATCAAGTGTGAATACAAACTCAGCGGTGATCAGAAAACTTATGGGAATGTTAAAAAAAGCCGGTTTAATAGAGGTAAAACCAGGTATTGCAGGAGCTAAACTCGCAAAAGAATTATCTGATATTTCACTGTTTGATGTTTATAAGGCAGTGAATGTTGTACAGGAAAAAGAGTTATTTAGCGTACATGATAATCCAAATCCAAAATGTCCAGTAGGTAGGAATATCCAGAATACAATTGAACCATTGTTCACAGCTGCTCAGTTAGCTATGGAGAAGGTATTGAGGAGCGTAACACTAGAGGATGTTGTGAAAGATATTGCTACGAATGAGAATAACTAG
- a CDS encoding SDR family oxidoreductase produces the protein MKILVTGATGKLGSKVVESLLTSISASELAVSVRNPEKAEGLRARGVEIRKGDFDHPETLDDAFEGIDRLLIISADGDNDTRIRQHANAVQAAGRAGIKFIAYTSIANAAESKNLMAPPHVSTEAAIIKTGIPYSFLRNNWYLENEISSIQGAMAGAPWVTSAGAGKVGWALQQDYADAAAAVLLGEGNENTVYELSGPLLTQEELVKAIGAVLGKEIPVQQVGDEEYAEIMKGLGLPEFVIPIVVGIQESIRNGSLEIESNDFEKVLGRPVTPIKEALTQIIKANT, from the coding sequence ATGAAAATATTAGTTACAGGAGCAACTGGAAAATTAGGATCTAAGGTTGTGGAGTCGTTATTAACATCCATATCTGCGAGTGAGCTGGCTGTGAGTGTTCGAAATCCTGAGAAAGCAGAAGGACTCCGAGCTCGTGGAGTAGAGATTAGAAAAGGTGATTTTGACCATCCAGAAACATTAGATGATGCTTTTGAAGGAATTGATCGTTTATTAATTATTTCTGCAGATGGTGATAATGATACAAGAATTCGTCAACATGCTAATGCAGTGCAAGCAGCTGGACGTGCAGGAATAAAATTTATTGCATACACGAGTATCGCAAATGCAGCAGAAAGCAAAAATTTAATGGCTCCTCCTCATGTATCTACAGAAGCAGCCATCATAAAGACTGGTATCCCATATTCTTTCTTGCGTAATAATTGGTATTTGGAAAATGAAATTAGTAGCATTCAAGGTGCTATGGCAGGGGCTCCATGGGTAACTTCTGCTGGAGCTGGTAAAGTTGGCTGGGCACTACAACAAGATTATGCAGATGCAGCGGCAGCAGTTCTTTTAGGTGAAGGGAACGAAAATACAGTTTATGAACTTTCAGGCCCTCTTTTAACCCAAGAAGAATTAGTGAAGGCTATTGGTGCTGTATTAGGAAAAGAAATACCTGTACAGCAAGTTGGGGATGAAGAATATGCCGAAATAATGAAAGGTCTAGGTTTACCTGAATTTGTCATTCCGATTGTAGTAGGAATTCAAGAAAGCATTCGAAATGGTTCGCTTGAAATTGAAAGCAATGATTTTGAAAAAGTTCTCGGTCGCCCAGTTACGCCAATTAAAGAGGCACTTACACAAATTATAAAAGCAAACACTTAA
- a CDS encoding sensor histidine kinase, whose protein sequence is MLNLNIWFKNLKFRNKILFICLLASLLPVITLGSFWYNQIQHLFITRENEVLDESLNQAISSVNYKVNTYFDVINHIVWNEDVKRGVTSHYDNNYEMFLFYHDTLDPLLNTSKFLQTDINRITIYSNNKMHSHGESLRPLSDIETYSWFNSISKATTPRLIVSAKEETFEVASQLFDRHHNTTNIVYMDINYGNVFESMSTLYENNYGLIILDENDMPVYQINKFSKKNMSYALTESELLNGLMEDSLKEQYIYKKAELMPYNWKAYLYRPIGTVSASSYELELTFFIVVLSSILILFFSIYFLSKVVVRPLIMLSKNMEQIEKGELIVTVTNTASDEIGNLIQKFGDMVHKLQTMINEVYKSKIARQEYEMKALQAQINPHFFYNSLSLINSKAIMADQEDISQMAQYLSSFYRTTLNQGKSIISVKDELENTTSYIQIQRMMHSDSFEVYCDVDNKILNYTMINLLLQPLVENAINHGIDHKETPGKGILTLSGKQNGDNLIFTVTDNGCGIDPEKLRTILTNKTKGYGVRNVHHRVQLSYGREFGLAYQSELNLGTTVTLTIPKRHTT, encoded by the coding sequence ATGCTTAATCTAAACATTTGGTTTAAGAATTTAAAATTCAGGAATAAAATATTATTTATCTGTTTACTAGCAAGTCTACTCCCAGTCATTACTTTAGGAAGTTTTTGGTATAACCAGATTCAACATTTATTTATTACACGCGAAAATGAAGTGTTAGATGAATCGCTTAATCAGGCCATTTCCAGTGTTAATTATAAAGTGAATACTTATTTTGATGTGATAAATCATATTGTTTGGAATGAAGATGTAAAAAGAGGAGTTACCTCTCATTATGACAATAACTATGAAATGTTTTTATTTTATCACGATACACTAGATCCTCTACTAAACACTTCGAAATTTTTACAAACGGACATTAATCGAATTACGATTTATAGTAATAATAAAATGCATTCTCATGGTGAAAGCCTTCGTCCTTTATCAGATATAGAAACATATAGTTGGTTTAATAGTATTTCTAAAGCGACTACACCAAGATTAATTGTATCGGCTAAAGAGGAAACATTCGAGGTTGCTAGTCAACTTTTTGATCGTCATCATAATACAACTAATATCGTTTATATGGATATCAATTATGGAAATGTGTTTGAATCAATGTCCACCTTATATGAAAACAACTATGGACTCATTATTCTTGATGAAAATGATATGCCTGTGTACCAAATAAACAAATTTTCAAAAAAGAATATGTCTTATGCTCTAACAGAAAGTGAATTACTTAATGGATTAATGGAAGATTCCTTAAAAGAACAGTACATCTATAAGAAAGCTGAACTTATGCCCTACAACTGGAAAGCCTATCTTTATCGTCCAATCGGTACAGTCTCTGCCTCTTCTTATGAACTTGAACTCACATTTTTTATAGTCGTTCTTTCTTCCATACTAATCTTGTTTTTCTCAATCTATTTTCTTTCTAAAGTGGTTGTCCGGCCGCTAATTATGCTATCAAAAAATATGGAGCAGATTGAAAAAGGCGAATTAATCGTAACTGTTACCAACACAGCATCTGATGAAATCGGAAACTTAATTCAGAAATTTGGAGATATGGTTCATAAATTACAAACTATGATTAATGAAGTATACAAAAGTAAAATTGCTCGTCAAGAGTATGAAATGAAAGCATTACAGGCCCAAATAAACCCTCATTTTTTCTATAACAGCCTTTCCCTTATCAATAGCAAGGCAATTATGGCTGATCAAGAGGATATTAGCCAAATGGCTCAGTATCTTTCATCATTTTACCGTACGACGTTGAATCAAGGAAAAAGTATCATCTCTGTCAAAGATGAACTCGAAAATACCACTTCCTATATTCAAATTCAACGAATGATGCATTCTGATTCATTTGAAGTTTATTGTGATGTTGATAATAAAATTCTTAATTACACGATGATTAATCTTCTATTACAGCCGTTAGTAGAGAATGCCATCAATCATGGGATTGACCATAAAGAAACTCCTGGTAAAGGAATTTTAACGTTATCAGGTAAACAAAATGGAGATAACTTGATATTCACAGTAACTGATAATGGTTGTGGAATTGATCCTGAAAAGCTAAGAACGATCTTAACTAACAAAACCAAGGGGTATGGAGTACGGAACGTCCACCACCGCGTACAACTTTCTTACGGTAGAGAGTTTGGTTTAGCTTATCAAAGCGAATTAAACCTGGGAACCACTGTAACACTTACCATTCCTAAAAGACATACAACATAA
- a CDS encoding response regulator transcription factor, with product MYRILIVDDEKDERNVIRFLLNKYHFQLDIIESNNGKEALTQLEKQTIDILFTDIKMPFIDGIELATRARELYPTIQTIFFTGHDDFDFVKKALSLRAVDYILKPVKPDEFQNTLCSVIQNIKNSEKKQAQIEANTELLKTHILNRLINKAPMEKLNNEYPSIDFAFLNDYSHMILMQFDEPFFDRLPKERDTLYFYQQIKEAIPNFSCDFIDLNPFQILLLVKKNKDTIFTTKRLETRIHKQIHGKYGINCLISISTELSSPSEMPQIFEKLEKDIEDRFFYSDSYVYPKDKTLSENIESPETDDDLLQTIQNAIKFADIVSFRKNMNLLFEKYRSNLDISHIYVRFLFSKLLQMLCQNLHIYDKKTINKTMEAIYSCHHFSDIEEILISVQNEITKRLEEEKKSPKHVIQIVKQYIHEHYQEDLSLNLLSEQVYLTPGYLSEIFIEETGCGINKYIKNLRMELAKDLLHRTNMKVNDICQTVGYHNLSYFVRSFREHFGASPEKYRQLERKMKENS from the coding sequence ATGTATCGAATCTTAATAGTAGATGATGAAAAAGACGAACGAAACGTCATTCGTTTTCTTCTGAATAAATACCATTTCCAACTTGATATAATTGAATCAAACAATGGAAAAGAAGCTCTTACTCAGTTAGAGAAACAAACTATTGATATTTTATTCACAGATATTAAAATGCCCTTTATAGATGGAATTGAATTAGCTACAAGAGCTAGAGAACTGTATCCTACCATTCAAACGATCTTTTTTACTGGTCATGATGATTTTGACTTTGTTAAAAAAGCTCTTTCATTAAGGGCGGTTGACTATATCTTAAAACCAGTAAAACCTGATGAATTTCAAAACACCCTTTGTTCAGTTATACAAAATATTAAAAACAGTGAGAAGAAACAAGCACAAATAGAAGCTAATACTGAGCTTCTTAAAACTCATATCCTTAATCGTCTTATTAATAAGGCTCCTATGGAAAAACTCAATAATGAATACCCTTCCATTGATTTTGCCTTTTTAAATGATTATTCTCACATGATTTTAATGCAGTTTGATGAACCTTTTTTCGATCGGCTTCCTAAAGAAAGAGACACTCTTTATTTTTACCAACAAATCAAGGAAGCAATTCCAAACTTCTCTTGTGACTTTATTGATCTTAATCCCTTTCAGATTTTACTGTTAGTCAAGAAAAATAAAGATACCATCTTTACGACAAAGCGGCTCGAAACAAGAATTCATAAACAAATTCACGGAAAATATGGTATTAACTGTTTGATTTCTATTAGTACAGAACTCTCATCACCTAGTGAGATGCCTCAAATATTTGAGAAGCTGGAAAAGGATATCGAGGACCGGTTTTTTTATTCTGACTCCTATGTTTATCCTAAAGATAAAACATTATCAGAAAACATAGAATCCCCTGAAACAGATGATGACCTTCTACAGACCATACAAAATGCCATTAAGTTTGCAGATATTGTTAGTTTTAGGAAAAATATGAATCTTTTGTTCGAAAAGTACCGTTCAAATCTAGATATTTCCCATATATATGTGAGGTTTTTATTTTCAAAATTATTACAAATGCTTTGTCAGAATCTCCACATATATGATAAGAAAACAATTAATAAAACAATGGAGGCTATTTATTCCTGTCATCATTTTTCTGATATAGAAGAAATCTTAATATCCGTTCAAAATGAGATCACAAAAAGATTAGAGGAAGAAAAAAAATCTCCAAAGCATGTCATCCAAATTGTAAAGCAATATATTCACGAACATTATCAAGAAGACTTATCTTTGAATTTATTGTCTGAACAAGTGTACTTAACACCAGGATATTTAAGTGAAATATTTATCGAAGAAACGGGTTGCGGAATCAATAAATATATTAAAAATCTAAGGATGGAATTAGCAAAAGATCTCCTCCATCGTACAAATATGAAAGTAAATGATATATGTCAGACGGTAGGCTATCATAATCTTTCATACTTCGTACGTAGTTTCCGCGAACACTTCGGAGCTAGTCCGGAAAAATACCGTCAATTGGAAAGAAAAATGAAAGAGAACTCTTAA
- a CDS encoding extracellular solute-binding protein, whose amino-acid sequence MKRNSLFKRITMLSIATIMTFSLVACVEKEPSNAADSVSENGEKVIKMGRVTSANPKLPEGDTYENNAYTRLVEEKLGAKIVNAFEGEGEDYTRQVALAISSGELPDMMRVDSREELKELVENDLIADLTDVYDKNASDYIKAIYDSYDGRSLEDASFDERLMALPATIGDEAPNMIWIRKDWTEKLGLEIDSDGDRLITLDELEKTAKAFIENDPGGSGNPIGIPMAYWLNSGTYGGSALNMTSIAGIFHAYPRFWLEDENGNVTNGSITEGTKQALGVLANWYKKGILDPQFGTRTWDDIMALVTNGQTGIVTGPWHIPDWGLSTVREMDKNANFEAYTLEDENGKVNVAHTNPTGSFIVVRKDYEHPELAIEILNLFYDELANSKDLKTDYPEVAEYKELGVDGSTRPFNIEVLKSDNLLFDYSNIMGAVNGVIEMEEIASSEARDAATSIMKYNENPNEADTADWSKYHSRVKGMGLIDKLTKENKFNWVTPVYFGNTETLEKKGANLLKLEEEDFIKIVTGAEPLDYFDTFVSNWKSQGGDEIKAEIEAILAEEE is encoded by the coding sequence ATGAAGCGAAACTCATTATTTAAGCGAATTACCATGCTATCTATCGCAACAATTATGACATTTTCTTTAGTGGCATGTGTAGAAAAAGAGCCATCAAATGCTGCGGATTCTGTATCAGAGAATGGAGAAAAAGTCATTAAAATGGGACGTGTAACGTCAGCAAATCCAAAATTACCTGAAGGTGATACTTATGAGAATAATGCCTATACCCGTCTTGTAGAAGAAAAATTAGGTGCAAAAATCGTCAATGCATTTGAAGGTGAAGGAGAAGATTATACAAGACAGGTTGCACTTGCTATCTCTTCTGGAGAACTACCAGATATGATGCGTGTTGATTCAAGAGAAGAATTGAAAGAGTTAGTTGAGAATGACTTAATAGCAGATCTAACGGATGTTTATGATAAAAATGCAAGCGATTACATTAAAGCTATATATGATTCCTATGATGGACGAAGCTTAGAGGATGCATCATTCGATGAACGACTAATGGCGCTTCCAGCGACAATTGGGGATGAAGCTCCTAATATGATTTGGATTAGAAAAGACTGGACTGAAAAGTTAGGTTTAGAAATTGATAGTGATGGAGATCGTCTTATTACATTAGATGAACTAGAAAAAACTGCGAAGGCTTTCATAGAAAATGATCCTGGAGGGTCAGGTAATCCTATTGGAATCCCAATGGCTTACTGGTTAAATTCCGGAACCTATGGAGGTTCTGCACTTAATATGACATCAATTGCTGGAATATTTCATGCTTATCCTCGATTTTGGCTTGAAGATGAAAATGGAAATGTCACAAACGGCTCAATAACAGAAGGAACAAAGCAAGCGCTAGGTGTCTTGGCAAATTGGTATAAGAAAGGGATCCTTGATCCACAGTTCGGAACCAGAACATGGGATGACATCATGGCTCTTGTAACAAACGGACAAACAGGTATTGTCACTGGTCCTTGGCATATTCCAGACTGGGGATTATCAACAGTAAGAGAAATGGATAAGAATGCAAATTTCGAAGCTTATACATTAGAAGATGAAAATGGAAAAGTAAACGTTGCTCACACAAACCCAACTGGTTCATTTATTGTTGTCAGAAAAGACTATGAACATCCTGAATTAGCCATTGAAATTTTGAATCTTTTCTATGATGAACTAGCAAATTCGAAAGACTTAAAAACTGATTATCCAGAGGTTGCAGAATATAAAGAACTTGGTGTTGATGGTTCAACAAGACCGTTTAATATTGAAGTGTTAAAATCTGATAATTTATTATTTGACTATTCAAATATAATGGGTGCGGTTAACGGTGTAATTGAGATGGAAGAAATCGCGTCTTCTGAAGCAAGAGATGCAGCAACTAGTATTATGAAATATAACGAAAATCCTAATGAGGCTGATACGGCAGACTGGTCAAAATATCACTCTCGAGTAAAAGGGATGGGTTTGATCGATAAACTTACGAAGGAGAATAAATTCAATTGGGTAACACCAGTATACTTTGGAAACACAGAGACGTTGGAGAAAAAAGGAGCAAATCTTCTAAAATTAGAAGAAGAAGATTTCATTAAAATTGTAACAGGTGCTGAGCCTCTTGATTATTTTGATACCTTTGTATCAAATTGGAAAAGTCAAGGTGGAGATGAAATCAAAGCTGAAATTGAAGCAATACTTGCCGAAGAGGAATAA
- a CDS encoding ABC transporter permease, with amino-acid sequence MLLPGMIFLFIFSYIPMFGIIMAFQDYIPAKGMLGSEFVGFDHFTYMFSLPDIGQIFTNTVVIALGKIILGTLMAIVFSILLNEVRLKLLKKSIQTVVYLPHFLSWVVLAAVVLNMFNLDGTVNQILSFLGFEKLNFLGSNKLFQPLIIGTDVWKEFGFNSIVYLAAITAVDPGLHEAAGIDGANWWKRIWHITLPGMLPIILLLAILSLPNILNAGFDQIYNLYSPMVYETGDILDTYVYRIGLLGREYSFGTAVGLFKSIIGLVLILSANNAAKKYTDRKLF; translated from the coding sequence ATGTTGTTGCCTGGGATGATCTTTCTATTCATTTTTAGTTATATCCCAATGTTTGGAATCATCATGGCATTTCAAGATTATATTCCAGCAAAAGGAATGCTAGGCTCGGAGTTTGTTGGTTTTGATCATTTTACTTATATGTTTTCATTGCCAGATATCGGACAAATTTTTACAAACACAGTTGTTATTGCACTAGGGAAAATCATCTTAGGGACATTAATGGCAATTGTTTTCTCTATTTTATTAAATGAAGTTCGTCTTAAACTGTTAAAAAAATCAATTCAAACAGTTGTCTATCTACCTCATTTTCTTTCATGGGTTGTATTGGCGGCTGTAGTGTTAAATATGTTTAATCTAGATGGAACTGTGAATCAAATACTGTCATTTTTGGGATTCGAAAAACTAAATTTTCTTGGAAGTAACAAGCTATTCCAACCATTAATTATTGGTACTGATGTTTGGAAGGAGTTTGGATTTAATTCCATTGTGTATTTAGCTGCAATAACAGCAGTTGACCCTGGACTTCATGAAGCAGCTGGAATTGATGGAGCGAATTGGTGGAAGAGGATCTGGCACATAACGCTTCCTGGGATGCTGCCCATAATCTTATTGTTGGCCATTCTAAGTCTTCCTAACATTTTGAATGCTGGGTTTGATCAAATTTACAACTTGTATTCGCCTATGGTTTATGAGACAGGAGATATTCTAGATACTTATGTATACCGAATTGGTCTTTTAGGCCGCGAGTATAGTTTCGGGACAGCAGTTGGATTATTTAAATCCATAATAGGGTTAGTTTTAATACTATCAGCAAACAATGCAGCTAAAAAATATACAGATCGTAAATTATTCTAA
- a CDS encoding carbohydrate ABC transporter permease, with amino-acid sequence MVQDKSFFGRLGKVAIYAIVIFLGLICLLPLWNILAISFSSSEAVAANAVGLTPINFTTKAYTMIMEDGQFWRSFSISIQRVILSLIINMIIIVLMAYPLSKSKRNFRGRNIYMNLIIFAMLFNGGMIPTYLVVKNLDLLNTIWSLVLPGAVQIFSIILVMNFFIGVPKSLEEAAIMDGANPWQILIKVYIPISLPALATVALFSIVGNWNDFFSGLIYMTKVSNYPLMTYIQSLSIDIQDMLKAGASSSQLENVTEVSNRNLNAAKIVISTIPLLLIYPLLQKYFITGIVVGSVKE; translated from the coding sequence GTGGTACAGGACAAAAGTTTTTTCGGGCGCTTAGGAAAGGTTGCTATATATGCAATCGTCATTTTTTTAGGACTAATCTGTCTCCTACCATTGTGGAATATTCTTGCAATTTCCTTTAGCAGTAGTGAGGCAGTTGCAGCAAATGCCGTTGGTTTAACACCTATAAATTTTACAACAAAGGCATACACGATGATTATGGAGGATGGACAATTCTGGCGCTCATTTTCTATATCTATTCAACGAGTCATTCTTTCACTTATTATTAATATGATCATAATTGTCTTAATGGCGTATCCTCTCTCTAAATCTAAAAGAAATTTTAGAGGTAGAAATATATATATGAATCTTATTATTTTTGCGATGTTGTTTAATGGGGGGATGATTCCTACTTATTTAGTAGTGAAAAATTTAGATCTCCTAAATACTATTTGGTCCTTGGTATTACCTGGAGCGGTACAGATCTTTAGTATTATTTTGGTAATGAATTTCTTCATAGGGGTACCAAAATCTTTAGAAGAAGCAGCCATAATGGACGGAGCTAATCCTTGGCAAATATTGATAAAGGTCTATATTCCTATCTCCTTACCGGCACTAGCTACGGTTGCGTTATTTAGTATTGTTGGTAATTGGAATGACTTCTTTTCAGGGTTAATTTATATGACGAAAGTAAGTAATTATCCATTGATGACTTATATTCAATCATTGTCAATTGATATTCAAGATATGTTAAAAGCAGGAGCAAGCTCAAGTCAATTGGAAAATGTAACGGAAGTTTCCAATAGGAATTTAAATGCTGCTAAAATTGTAATCTCCACTATACCATTATTATTAATCTATCCGCTGTTACAGAAGTATTTTATCACTGGTATTGTCGTGGGTTCAGTTAAAGAATAG
- a CDS encoding MerR family transcriptional regulator, translating to MKNLFTIGEMAKLHNMTMKTLRYYDQIGLLEPIQIDESNGYRYYSTEQFEQLNTIQYLKKLGFSLKEIKSHLDHRDITGFLDLLEKQKKLTERKIRELERVNRRFQNRINDIILAQEIIDLEVVKIVDINERKIVRLVEKIHSEPEMEVSLRQLENLANMNSSIFIGGVGLTVDINDLKNQRFDKYNSIFILTEDEDIQSPLLTTFQKGTYASIYYRGDHTNSFQYYKILLDYIQRNDLQIIGDAIERTIIDHYISKNKEDYLTEIQIQVTY from the coding sequence ATGAAAAATCTGTTCACGATAGGAGAAATGGCGAAACTCCATAATATGACTATGAAAACACTGAGATATTATGATCAGATTGGATTACTAGAGCCGATTCAAATTGACGAAAGTAATGGGTATCGGTACTATTCAACCGAACAGTTTGAACAACTAAATACGATTCAGTATTTAAAGAAATTAGGTTTTTCTTTGAAGGAAATTAAGAGTCATCTAGACCATAGGGATATTACTGGTTTCTTAGATTTATTGGAGAAGCAAAAAAAGCTAACAGAGCGAAAAATAAGGGAACTAGAACGAGTTAACCGTAGGTTTCAAAATCGTATTAACGATATTATATTGGCTCAAGAAATAATTGATTTAGAAGTAGTGAAAATAGTAGATATAAATGAGAGAAAAATAGTGAGACTGGTGGAAAAAATTCATTCTGAACCCGAGATGGAGGTTTCATTGAGGCAATTAGAGAATTTGGCAAACATGAATTCCTCCATTTTTATTGGTGGTGTTGGACTTACAGTAGATATCAATGACCTGAAAAATCAAAGATTTGATAAATATAATTCTATTTTCATCTTAACGGAGGACGAAGATATCCAAAGCCCATTATTAACAACCTTTCAAAAAGGAACGTATGCTAGCATTTATTATAGAGGAGATCATACTAACTCATTTCAGTATTATAAAATCCTGCTAGATTATATTCAGAGAAACGACCTTCAAATAATAGGGGATGCCATCGAAAGGACCATCATTGACCATTATATTTCAAAAAACAAAGAAGATTATCTGACAGAAATACAAATTCAAGTTACCTATTGA